A single window of Vibrio stylophorae DNA harbors:
- the rpmE gene encoding 50S ribosomal protein L31, which translates to MKAGIHPEYKVITAKCSCGNVIEVASTVGKDLNLDVCDKCHPFYTGKQRIVDTGGRVDRFNKRFGMLSK; encoded by the coding sequence ATGAAAGCTGGTATCCACCCAGAATACAAAGTAATCACTGCAAAATGTTCTTGCGGTAACGTTATCGAAGTTGCTTCAACTGTTGGTAAAGATCTAAACCTAGACGTGTGTGACAAATGTCACCCATTCTACACTGGTAAGCAACGTATCGTTGACACCGGCGGCCGTGTTGATCGCTTCAACAAGCGTTTCG
- the priA gene encoding primosomal protein N', which translates to MTIARIALPVPLDKLFDYRIGDTQPKVGARVKVPFGPRQLIGMVVALPQHSDYPIEKLKAISQVLDAEPLWQPPLYQTLQWLSHYYQYPLGDTLNLLMPAALRQGKPASMQALKMWRITDQGRNEQHTLAKNAHQQARLLAALTNQAQSHSDLQQAEFSAATINSLAKKGWIESFFEAQKNTSLWPKQAPLKQAPLQLNDEQALAVATIQSQHEFACLLLEGITGSGKTEVYLQAIAPVLEQGKQVLVLVPEIGLTPQTIARFTERFDVPVAVVHSNLNDTERLKAWLNARDNHCAIVIGTRSALFTPFHDLGLIVVDEEHDASYKQQDTIRYHARDAAIMRANKEQIPIVLGSATPSLETLYNAQTGKYHHLTLKRRAGNASLTKNRLLDIKGMHCEAGLSAPLMAQMRQHLQAGNQVMLFLNRRGFAPALICHECGWLAQCPRCERYYTVHQQSQQLCCHHCATQRPLPHQCHQCGSTQLAGVGVGTEQLEQTLQHLFPDFSAIRIDRDSTRRKGSLDQALTAIAQNQHQILIGTQMLAKGHHFPNVTLVGLIDVDSALFCNDFRAPERLAQLFVQVAGRAGRASKPGEVVLQTHHPEHPLLLSLLRSGYGPFAQEALNERRIAELPPYSHLCLFRAEDHQGSQAELFLSQVKQTLEAHPEFKAHDHFIMGPMPAPMAKRAGRYRWQLILQSNQRSLRNKLISQSKTAINILPLSNKVRWSMDVDPQDMS; encoded by the coding sequence ATGACTATAGCGCGCATCGCCCTTCCCGTCCCGCTCGATAAGCTATTTGATTATCGTATCGGTGACACACAACCCAAGGTTGGCGCGCGTGTAAAAGTCCCCTTTGGTCCGCGCCAACTCATTGGTATGGTTGTGGCGTTACCGCAACACAGTGACTACCCCATCGAAAAACTCAAAGCCATTAGCCAAGTACTCGATGCCGAGCCACTCTGGCAACCGCCGCTCTATCAAACGCTACAATGGCTAAGTCACTACTATCAATATCCACTGGGCGATACCCTCAATCTATTGATGCCCGCAGCGCTGCGCCAAGGTAAACCCGCGTCGATGCAAGCGCTCAAAATGTGGCGCATCACCGACCAAGGGCGCAACGAACAACATACGCTAGCTAAAAATGCGCACCAGCAAGCAAGGTTATTGGCTGCTCTCACCAACCAAGCACAATCACACAGTGATCTTCAACAGGCTGAATTTAGCGCAGCTACCATCAATAGCTTGGCGAAAAAAGGCTGGATTGAATCCTTTTTTGAAGCGCAAAAAAACACCAGTTTATGGCCCAAGCAGGCACCGCTAAAACAAGCGCCGCTGCAACTGAACGATGAACAAGCCTTGGCCGTTGCGACCATTCAAAGCCAACACGAATTTGCCTGTTTATTGCTTGAAGGGATCACCGGCTCAGGCAAGACTGAAGTCTATCTACAAGCCATTGCACCGGTGTTAGAACAAGGCAAGCAAGTCTTGGTTCTGGTGCCGGAGATTGGCCTCACCCCGCAGACCATCGCTCGATTTACGGAGCGTTTTGATGTCCCCGTTGCCGTGGTCCACTCCAACCTCAACGATACTGAACGCCTCAAAGCTTGGCTCAATGCGCGTGATAATCACTGCGCCATTGTGATTGGTACGCGCTCAGCGCTATTTACGCCATTTCATGACTTGGGGCTCATTGTGGTGGATGAGGAGCATGATGCCTCCTATAAACAGCAAGACACCATTCGCTACCATGCCCGTGATGCCGCGATTATGCGTGCCAATAAAGAGCAAATCCCCATAGTGCTTGGCTCGGCAACACCTTCTTTGGAGACGCTGTATAATGCGCAAACTGGTAAATATCATCACCTCACCCTTAAACGACGCGCAGGCAATGCCAGCCTGACCAAAAATCGCCTGCTGGATATCAAAGGCATGCATTGTGAGGCGGGTCTGAGTGCGCCACTGATGGCGCAAATGCGCCAGCATCTGCAAGCGGGTAATCAGGTGATGCTATTTCTCAATCGTCGCGGCTTTGCACCTGCATTGATCTGTCATGAGTGCGGCTGGCTGGCACAATGCCCACGCTGTGAGCGTTATTACACTGTGCATCAGCAATCGCAGCAGCTATGTTGTCATCACTGCGCCACCCAGCGACCACTACCGCATCAATGCCATCAATGTGGCTCAACACAGCTGGCAGGCGTCGGCGTCGGTACAGAGCAACTTGAGCAAACACTGCAACACCTATTTCCTGATTTCTCAGCGATTCGCATCGACCGTGATAGTACTCGACGAAAAGGCAGTCTTGATCAGGCGTTAACCGCTATTGCGCAAAATCAGCATCAAATTTTAATTGGCACGCAAATGCTAGCCAAAGGCCATCACTTTCCCAATGTCACCCTTGTGGGTTTAATTGATGTAGATAGTGCATTGTTTTGTAATGACTTTCGTGCCCCTGAGCGTCTTGCCCAACTATTTGTGCAAGTCGCTGGCCGCGCTGGACGTGCCAGTAAACCCGGCGAAGTGGTACTGCAAACCCATCATCCTGAACACCCTCTTCTTCTTTCTCTGTTGCGATCCGGTTATGGACCATTTGCACAAGAAGCACTCAATGAACGGCGCATCGCTGAATTACCGCCCTACAGTCATCTGTGTTTATTTCGCGCAGAAGATCATCAAGGTTCACAAGCCGAACTGTTTTTGTCTCAGGTGAAACAAACTCTCGAGGCGCATCCAGAATTCAAGGCACACGATCATTTCATTATGGGTCCAATGCCAGCCCCTATGGCCAAAAGAGCGGGCCGATACCGCTGGCAACTTATTTTGCAATCGAATCAAAGAAGTTTACGTAACAAACTGATAAGTCAAAGTAAAACAGCCATTAACATTTTACCTCTCAGCAATAAGGTACGCTGGTCCATGGACGTAGACCCGCAGGATATGAGCTAG
- the cytR gene encoding DNA-binding transcriptional regulator CytR has product MATMKDVAQLAGVSTATVSRALMNPEKVSASTRKKVEKAVLDAGYSPNSLARNLRRNESKTIVAIIPDICDPYYAEIIRGIEEAAMEHGYLVLLGDGGQQKNRENSFVNLVFTKQADGMLLLGTDVPFDVSKPEQKNLPPLVMACEYAPELELPTVHIDNLTAAFEVVNYLTQMGHKRIATITGSDSAAISNFRHQGYQQAMRRAGIEINPAYRVKGDYSFAGGARAMTSLLSLPEPPTAVFCHNDTMAIGAMQQAKRLGLRVPQDISVVGFDDIKFSEYCDPPLTTVSQPRYDIGRKAMLMLLELLRGKEVQAGSRLLDAKLVIRESAAPPSR; this is encoded by the coding sequence ATGGCGACAATGAAGGATGTTGCCCAGCTAGCAGGCGTTTCAACAGCCACGGTTTCCCGTGCTTTGATGAACCCAGAGAAGGTCTCTGCCTCAACCCGCAAAAAGGTTGAGAAAGCTGTGCTAGATGCGGGCTATTCGCCGAACTCATTGGCTCGCAATCTACGCCGCAATGAATCCAAAACGATTGTTGCCATCATCCCTGATATCTGTGACCCCTATTACGCCGAAATTATTCGCGGTATCGAGGAAGCAGCGATGGAGCACGGTTATTTGGTTCTACTCGGCGATGGCGGCCAACAGAAAAACCGTGAAAATTCATTCGTAAACCTAGTTTTTACCAAACAAGCAGATGGCATGCTACTGCTCGGCACTGATGTGCCTTTTGATGTCAGCAAGCCTGAGCAAAAGAACCTACCACCATTGGTGATGGCCTGTGAGTATGCTCCCGAGTTGGAACTGCCAACCGTACATATTGATAACCTCACCGCAGCCTTTGAAGTGGTGAACTATCTGACCCAAATGGGTCACAAACGTATTGCCACTATCACCGGCTCTGATAGCGCCGCGATCAGCAATTTCCGCCATCAAGGCTATCAACAAGCGATGCGTCGTGCTGGTATTGAAATCAATCCAGCTTATCGCGTCAAAGGTGACTACAGCTTTGCTGGCGGCGCGCGTGCCATGACCTCGCTATTGTCCTTGCCTGAGCCTCCAACCGCGGTGTTCTGTCACAATGACACCATGGCCATTGGTGCCATGCAACAAGCCAAACGTCTTGGTCTACGCGTTCCACAGGATATCTCTGTGGTTGGCTTTGATGACATTAAGTTCTCTGAGTACTGCGATCCACCGCTCACCACAGTCTCTCAACCACGCTACGACATTGGTCGCAAAGCGATGTTGATGCTGCTGGAATTGCTCCGTGGTAAAGAAGTACAAGCTGGCTCGCGTCTGCTGGATGCCAAGCTAGTGATTCGTGAAAGTGCGGCGCCACCATCTCGTTAA
- a CDS encoding SPOR domain-containing protein — protein sequence MAPRDYVKRGRAPKKTKTSKKPARPQGASRTFVAVTALLIGVFIFGLINLSGDDSAPQPQPKPEKIVVTQPVQKPKPVAEKKPLPPKPEETWSYIEELENKEVTVEAKKVNNKPKQPYLMQCGAYKTLAQAEERKAMIAFQGLTSRIHHEGSWYKVVLGPYPQKRQAESDRHKLQRNKIEPCAIWFWNID from the coding sequence GTGGCACCAAGAGATTACGTAAAACGTGGCCGTGCGCCCAAAAAAACCAAAACCAGTAAAAAGCCTGCGCGTCCGCAAGGCGCATCACGCACCTTTGTTGCTGTGACAGCGCTGCTAATTGGCGTCTTTATTTTTGGTCTGATCAACCTATCCGGTGATGATTCAGCCCCGCAACCGCAGCCAAAACCCGAGAAAATCGTGGTCACTCAGCCAGTACAAAAACCCAAACCTGTGGCTGAGAAAAAACCGTTACCCCCTAAGCCTGAAGAGACTTGGAGCTATATTGAAGAGCTTGAAAATAAAGAAGTAACGGTTGAAGCGAAAAAGGTGAACAACAAGCCAAAGCAACCTTATCTGATGCAGTGCGGTGCCTATAAAACCTTGGCGCAAGCTGAAGAGCGTAAAGCGATGATCGCCTTTCAAGGCTTAACCAGTCGCATTCACCATGAAGGCAGCTGGTATAAAGTAGTGTTAGGGCCTTACCCACAAAAACGCCAAGCCGAAAGTGATCGCCATAAACTGCAGCGCAATAAAATCGAACCTTGCGCCATTTGGTTCTGGAATATCGATTAA